From a region of the Posidoniimonas corsicana genome:
- the thiC gene encoding phosphomethylpyrimidine synthase ThiC, giving the protein MSTPITQLELALAGEITPEMTFVAEREKISADLVRDEVAKGRMVIPANRVHLAGRLEPMAIGVASKCKVNANIGNSAVTSDIDGELEKLNTAVHFGADTVMDLSTGKDIDRIRTAIIGASPVPIGTVPIYQMLEELGGEIEDMRAQHFLDMVEHQAKQGVDYMTIHCGVLLEHLHLTMNRVTGIVSRGGSLIAKWMMSHRKQNPLYEAFDDLCDIMRQYDVTWSLGDGLRPGSVADASDDAQFAELDVLGELTKRGRARGTQVMVEGPGHVPMDQIQMNMERQAEVCDGAPFYVLGPLVTDIAPGYDHITSGIGAALAGWHGAAMLCYVTPKEHLGLPEKEDVKQGMMAYKIAAHAADVARQRPGARDRDDALSKARFEFDWNEQFRLSLDPETAREYHDQTLPQDTFKSAHFCSMCGPKYCSMKITQDIRKMAQDGDLVQLSSAE; this is encoded by the coding sequence ATGTCTACGCCGATCACGCAACTCGAACTCGCCTTGGCGGGAGAGATCACCCCTGAGATGACGTTTGTCGCCGAGCGCGAGAAGATCTCGGCGGACCTCGTGCGTGACGAGGTGGCGAAGGGGCGGATGGTGATCCCCGCGAACCGGGTCCACCTGGCGGGTCGGCTCGAGCCGATGGCGATCGGCGTCGCGTCCAAGTGCAAGGTGAACGCCAATATCGGCAACTCGGCGGTCACCAGCGACATTGATGGCGAGCTGGAGAAGCTGAACACGGCGGTCCACTTCGGCGCCGACACGGTCATGGACCTTTCGACCGGCAAGGACATCGACCGCATCCGCACGGCGATTATCGGCGCCTCGCCGGTCCCGATCGGCACGGTGCCGATCTACCAGATGCTGGAGGAGCTGGGCGGCGAGATCGAGGACATGCGGGCCCAGCACTTCCTGGACATGGTCGAGCACCAGGCCAAGCAGGGCGTGGACTACATGACCATCCACTGCGGAGTGCTGCTGGAGCACCTGCACCTGACGATGAATCGCGTGACGGGCATCGTCAGCCGCGGCGGATCGTTGATCGCCAAGTGGATGATGTCGCACCGCAAGCAGAACCCGCTGTACGAGGCCTTTGACGACCTGTGCGACATCATGCGGCAGTACGACGTCACGTGGAGCCTGGGTGACGGGCTGCGTCCGGGGAGCGTCGCGGACGCGAGCGACGACGCCCAGTTCGCCGAGCTCGACGTCCTCGGCGAGCTGACCAAGCGGGGCCGCGCCCGGGGCACGCAGGTGATGGTCGAGGGGCCGGGCCACGTCCCCATGGACCAAATCCAGATGAACATGGAGCGGCAGGCCGAGGTCTGCGACGGCGCTCCGTTCTACGTGCTCGGCCCGCTGGTGACCGACATCGCCCCGGGCTACGACCACATCACCAGCGGCATCGGCGCCGCGCTGGCCGGCTGGCACGGCGCCGCCATGCTGTGTTATGTCACGCCGAAGGAGCACCTTGGCCTGCCCGAGAAAGAAGACGTCAAGCAGGGCATGATGGCCTACAAGATCGCGGCCCACGCGGCGGACGTCGCCCGGCAGCGTCCGGGCGCCCGCGACCGCGACGACGCGCTCTCGAAGGCCCGCTTCGAGTTCGACTGGAACGAGCAGTTCCGCCTGTCGCTTGACCCGGAAACGGCCCGCGAGTACCACGATCAGACGCTCCCGCAGGACACCTTCAAGAGCGCCCACTTCTGCAGCATGTGCGGCCCGAAGTACTGCTCGATGAAGATCACGCAGGACATCCGCAAGATGGCCCAGGACGGTGACCTCGTCCAGCTGTCTTCGGCTGAGTGA
- a CDS encoding lipase family alpha/beta hydrolase, with translation MKQIRFLLSLCALAAAMIAAPVQRTAAAESTPAAVTQADAPRLGWRGWLRKCVDRDEDRARYAIHMEPGWQQASADLPVVVQLHGFNSTPGHTRPLLGPARQAGLPCGQFAYPNDQPLRRSAELLSAELKCFAKQWPEREVALVTHSMGGLVARECIEDDALYPGNVRRLIMVAPPTHGSSLARYAVGLDVWEHWLARRDGNPWRRVRESIADGLSEAPTDLRPGSAFLQNLNSRPRREGVSYTVLLGSSAQLAEEQRYFVRQTLLRTADRTPGWQADAAAIDRALSCMDEVVEGLGDGAVAIDRGRLAGVDDTVVLPFSHLGVVRAEGDAGCRQAQQVILDRLLAETTAGAAE, from the coding sequence ATGAAGCAGATTAGGTTCTTACTATCGCTCTGCGCACTCGCGGCGGCGATGATCGCGGCGCCCGTTCAGCGGACCGCGGCTGCCGAGTCGACTCCCGCGGCCGTGACTCAGGCCGACGCGCCGCGGCTCGGCTGGCGTGGCTGGCTCCGCAAGTGCGTCGACCGCGACGAAGACCGCGCCCGCTACGCCATCCATATGGAGCCCGGTTGGCAGCAGGCATCCGCTGATCTGCCGGTGGTGGTGCAGCTGCACGGCTTCAATTCTACGCCCGGCCACACCCGACCGCTGCTGGGGCCCGCCCGTCAGGCGGGGCTGCCGTGCGGCCAGTTCGCTTACCCGAACGATCAGCCGCTCCGCCGGTCGGCCGAACTGCTGTCGGCGGAGCTGAAGTGTTTCGCCAAGCAGTGGCCAGAGCGCGAAGTAGCGTTGGTGACGCACTCCATGGGCGGCCTCGTGGCCCGCGAGTGCATCGAGGACGACGCACTCTACCCCGGCAACGTGCGGCGGCTCATCATGGTCGCGCCGCCGACCCATGGCTCGTCGCTGGCGCGGTACGCGGTCGGCCTCGACGTGTGGGAGCACTGGCTCGCCCGTCGCGATGGCAACCCGTGGCGACGGGTCCGCGAGTCGATTGCCGACGGCCTCAGCGAGGCGCCCACCGACCTGAGGCCAGGGTCGGCGTTCCTGCAGAACCTGAACTCACGCCCGCGGCGGGAGGGCGTTTCGTACACGGTCCTGCTCGGTTCATCGGCCCAGCTTGCCGAAGAGCAGCGGTACTTTGTGCGCCAGACGCTGCTCAGGACGGCCGACCGCACGCCGGGATGGCAGGCCGACGCCGCGGCCATCGACCGCGCCCTGAGCTGCATGGATGAGGTCGTCGAGGGCCTGGGCGACGGCGCGGTGGCGATCGATCGCGGCCGGCTTGCCGGGGTCGACGACACCGTCGTGCTGCCGTTCAGCCACCTGGGAGTCGTGCGGGCCGAGGGCGACGCCGGCTGCCGCCAGGCGCAGCAGGTGATCCTCGATCGCTTGCTGGCGGAGACTACCGCCGGCGCTGCGGAGTAA